The Metopolophium dirhodum isolate CAU chromosome 4, ASM1992520v1, whole genome shotgun sequence DNA window tatttatgatatatatttgtacaaacatattatgatagataagactaataataataatcgttgttAGGGATAATAAATcccaatttacataataaaatgaaacatataatatgttacagtaTATAACTGACAAGAGAAAAAATAcagttaataaaaatttaatattcctaaAGGGAGAAAAAAATGCTGTGATAAATACAGATCAATAAGATTTATTTCTAACAATaggtaaatttattgtaaaattaagaCGCTCATTTAGTTTAAGACAACTCaagacaatatttaataattcatgcAACAATTTCAATCTTTCAAACGTctgtaataacaaaaaaaccatgagcaacatattataattgaaatgagGCGTTCTTTGTATATTACACTGATagtataaaaatcttaaaaagttattttgaatttttgacataatatattgactgATTTAAAGAGCTATTTCACTATATCTTGCTTGGGTATTCGAGCTTAGAacgtactataataaaatataacaattttaaagtattataatcaTCATGAAAATCATTTATAATCGTACGTtcgataattaataaaaccCAATTCAGCTAATTCCTAattagtttttgataaaatatggtACCTAAATCGTTCATTTAATTTACCCTATTCGATAGAAAGATTGTTtagagtataattataataaagaattgTATTCTGTtgaatgaaaacgaaatagttttacatttttctatgTTTAAAGACATgtcgtatataaattattattaggtattaaaatccgagtatattattataaaatgtaattatagataaagtttataagtataataatatataatatgtatgatattatatattatacaataatattgagatCAAACGAAATAATCGAGTTTGAGTTTTAAtcattggttaggttaggttaaaaagaattattatttaatttttctgcgATAAAATCATGAACGTTATAATTACAGTTTTGTCTATTCAAACTAcagtcatataattatatagcatAAGTATTAGTATGATTTAACTGGAATAGCAGTGGGTActcaatataatacaaatcacCATTGTCAGTATTATAAAACACACATATTTAACCGACTGTttagtctaaaataatattgttatgtaaaaaaCGTAAGACACAAtgatcacaataaaatattattgtatgttatacaaatatactaatatgaaaCAAGCAAATTATGCAAATCATGTGAAAAGATTGCGTGGTCTATGATTCATGTGCTAATGGTTTCCTGCAATAGTGAAGAAGAGTGAACAAAAACAatccaaataaaatatcatgcaAATAGAATACTAATAGACTTCTCATAATACTAATGGGTAAATGGCTGCCAACCCATTAGCATGATTATCATGttcaacaaataaaacatagtaATCGCATAGgtaactcaaaataagtcataTTTCAGTTAAATTTTAGTCATTGTTTATCGAAATTCAACTATAGGATTTAAAGACCTTGGGGAAACAACCAGACACGtccaatttttcaaaattttcagcagacaaaataaaaacgttttaaattccagaaaatttttttagaattttcagaaaaatgtcAGATTTCAGTTTTATGATgggtattataacataatatggacTTTTAAATAATGCTTAACTTTCAATACTAAGAAAGCAATAAAGTATGTTTGGATATATCTTGTTGCAACGTAATTGAAAAACCATAAAcctaacaacataatataagtatttctgactatttttgaaaaaaaatatataattatgacttTTGATTACCTTTGAAAATGGtgcataaataaaacaataatactacATAGTTTTTTCatctgaaatatattattattattaagctcaataacaaattttaatatttataaattgtaaattacaataacaaaatgtatactatGTCAGTCTTTTGACAAAgtatatgtgatattattttgcgTACAATGAGTATCACAGtagtacagtacctatatatatatataataataaataactaattcaaatatacaaaataacattcaaatattattatattatattatcacactttaaaaatatattaaattattttttattgcatttactTTAGTGATTACACGCAATagatatatacatttatcaaataAGTGTGCTTCAGCGTGTCGCGTTCAGACCTAGGATAAATTTATGAAAACGGTTTTAAATTTGCCATTTTAGCGttctcattaaataattaaggaaaattatttaagataaataatgttgtaaattttaatattataggcgacaaaaaaaaagttatgcacattatgaaataaaacatacaatttttttgtggtCATCGAGTTGCAGACATGACTAGAAAAAACGACCACgcatatacttaaaataaagtatatgcGAGTAattcaccataatattatacgtagtgTTCATCATGTTTGTTCCtttcaataattgtttatctgtgtaatatttttaaaatattgtgttttagaaaattattacctgggtgctataataataattttttaaaagatccgccatcattaaaatgtatactattttcCTGTTAACctcattcaaaataataaataaatgtttgctTTCGTGTTTTGAAACATGCATAGTTCATACAACAAACATTTTGAAAGTTAGATCACTAATATATTCGTTAAATCATATTACGTGCGTTTTAAAGTTGAGGGTGGTACACAGAGCATGGAGCATTAAAACACGGTTAAACACTCTGTATATGTTCATACTACCATTAAACGATcgtaaaaaattatagtattcggACCCTATACTGTTGGTGGTGTTTCTGCTAAacggaaaaaaatgtaatattcacaGGTTAATGTGTctgaatacctattatattttatacctcacAGCATAGATgaatttgttacataataaaatataatataattaatatatttactactttttttatacctacgtaatatatttgttgattaacgtatataatatattcagctttttttaataatgaataatatactaCTTAGTCGTCtctttgaaaattatatgggtATCGGGCGAAAATCCAAACACGACATCATAcgagtaataggtatatatgggcatataatgatataataatatatatttactatatattagcatattatattattttccaccATATTATCTTTCGTGTAAATCTTGAAATTTATTCATCGGAACGCTGCTCGTGCAGCGGTAAAGGGTACCTATCCTATAtgtgaagataatattatgtatatctgcgcgtgcaaaaaaattataaaacgagGAAAACTGGTTTTTCGGGCCGTGGTCGAAATCGCAAGGCCAAACCGGTGCCAACGTCCCGGACGAATGTCCAAGAGCGAGCGGACAGATaccgaaaaatgaaaaaaaaacttgcgCACTGCACACAGGCGGATTTAGCACTGAATAAAACGCCGAGTGTTCGATGACACCGAATCAGACGTCTTTGGAAATCGCTCGAAGAACCAAGAAATAGTGGTCCGCTGCAgtcagtaataataatcattactgTTCTAACCGTATACCGAGGACGAAAGAAACTGCAAACATGAGCGCCTGCAAACTCGTCTTGGtacgtattttattatgaattattattttagtgcaCCTCCTCACAATACCCACCGAATCGACTTATCCTGTTCGCGAAATCACTTATATCACATGCTCgcgcgtttatataatatttcataaaaatgcaGTTCATAATTCAATCCCGCTGAACTcgaataacttaatatattatattattaaatcgagTTTTCTGTGATTACCAGCTAGTTATCAATTGCATTCGGTCGAGGCTTAAatttggtacatattattattatggtttatgtCTATTTTGCCGATACtagtttttaatggtttttaaaaaatacccgATTGCCAACAACGATAATATATGGAGTACGTGCTTCTTGGcataacattacaataattataataggtacctactgtcgACAAATTTTGTGAACCTATCTctgtgtataaattaataaatagtccACTGTGGTTTTCaagtaaaaattatgattttagtttgtattaatatttgactGGGTGAACTTGAGCATTATAAGGCACTGTAACGAACACatgacttatacatttttatttttttccaccaTTATGGaatggtttaaattttaaaattaatttgtaaaaattgggACTCACACTTGAAGTGAACAATTACGATGAGATTCACAAAATACACCAAACAAGTGTGAatcctataaagtataaatgcgtggaaaattgaaacatttttatgtatagtattaaacatatttatattgctgcattacattttatttctttttattatatcagatattttgtatgtacctatataaataaataattttattaattttattaaaaagacGTGAATTATACTGATTATCGACGAATTTCATGTCGGTGAACTGAGAACTCGcccatattgtatattatatttttaattttttgaataataacaagTCAATTTTCCATTTACTTAATAACTGCAAAGGTCGACGTCTAATCCGTCCACTGGATAATCAGGACggtcgaatattatattatgtaggtactgctGAATGCAATTAATACGACATTTCTTTAGTCCGAATCAAACATTAAAGCTACATATCATAGCTGTTAATCGGAATTTCCCTTAGATTCGCTTAATCCAGACAAAAACCTCTTTGCTCGATTTTTCCGGAATAAGCGGCAACTTCAATATTTAAGAAAAGCTAtagctgtataatatgattagcGACTTACGACGCTTATTGTGTTCCATTATAATGTACTCATTTTGTGCATTATTTCCGAAACTGGATTCTAAATAAGTAGTCTTGATAATtgtcatattaaatattgttttgaatacAAAATGTATCGTTTTAACTATACCTCTATCttaaattaattctattttataacattttataaaaaatatatgattgaatattatataaaaaaaaaaatagttttaaaagtaaaatgtaaattaaatcaGGAAATAGGAAAAAAGGaattagtacaatattttacagttttttaggttgattagtaattaaataactatgccatcaaaatattattcatagcgTAGATTCCTATAAATGTTCATAACTTGTGttgtatgttatataaaatcataattattattttgtattttgcagTGTGTATTTTTGGCAGCTACTCTGGCCCTTGCAACAGCTACACCTACCGGATTTATCGGGTATAGCAGCGGTTACGGTGGTGGTTTCGGCGGTGGTTATGGCGGTGGATCTTACGGTGGCTATGGAGGTCACAGAGGAGGTTATGATAGTTATGGTAGCGGCTATGGAGTAGGTGTTGGAATCGGTTTCACTGGAGGTAAGATGTGCTTTAAGGATGACCATATAATTGGTACACAATATATTCAACAAATTCGTTTTATTTTCCAGGTTACAGTGGCTACGGTCAACAAGGATACGGTGGTCACGGCTACAACGGTTACAGTAGTGGATACGGACAGCAGGGTGGATACTATGGAGGTAACCAGGGTTATGGACATGGCTACGGAAACGGCTACGGAAACGGCTACGGAAACAGCTACGGAAACGGCTACGGACACGGACACTATTAACCAtaccacaaaatataataattataccacaGGCACAGCTCATCGTCCTTCTCAATTGAACAGTATTAACTATGTTTTTtcgataaaatgtatatctatACTTAACAGttgtatagatatttaataaactaaagatttttttttaattttaattttacttatttgatttttaaactgATATCAAATCTAGTTGTCTAAAAATGACTAGTGAttctttataatgtatatgtaaatGAGCTTGAGAATGTGAATTATTTTACCAAGCGGTTAAACAATTAAGTCGAGCAGACAGGTAGTACCAGAGGAacctaaatcaatattatctaatactataaaacaGCAAGCGTTAATGTTATTCTCAATGAATCATTAACAGTCGTTAAATAAAACaagttttttaaacataaaaattcattaaatattgaaatgtaaaatCAAATGTAAACCGTCAGATAATCATTAAAAGATTACcgtataggttaggtaatattgtaaatttaaatcaccATAATGTTTATTCGGCatgaaatcaataataaattatccgtAGTTATTgacttttgaataaaattaaatgaaagtactctacaaaataatacaactacCGTGTGGTATCTAATTACATTTACAACTattgttttagaaaaaatataagtgcatgaataattttaattaaaattgacaaaatatagtataagtTTCGGTCTTGGGACATTTTGAGataatattaaacgtattacaataattattttgtcaatgcCTGGGGACTCGGGTGATTCTAAAATGTATGAGAGACAACAAAAACCTATAATGATTGTCTTTTTGAcaaaaatacctatacaatttatcaattttcattttCCCGATGTTATCAATTAAGTTAACATTACGATAAGAAAtccaaaaacatatttgaattcgttatgtaatttatttaacgtAATATTTATCCTTcctcttaaatttaattttaaaatttaaaaatgtaagcatTTTAAACACTGATCGTATACTCgtagatttgaaaaaaatatcaaacaagtAGAATGGTCAATGCCCGGTAAAGttcataagaaattaaaaaataatttcagattACTCATCACATAACTAGTTTCATTGGTGACAAAAAGTACTtgatttttactgtaaatattatttttatactaatggAGATTGGACACATGTAGATACGTAATTCATAAACGCTACAGCGAGCAACACACTCTTTTTAGTcacttttactatattatgtacacaaaatACACGCATGCACACAAAGTTGCAAATTCTTCAAAAACGTTTGGTATCACCTTTATAGATTAGATTACAAGgaatataggaaaaaaacagttaaatataaaattaaaactgttttaattgAACGCattcataatgtaatattttttattatttaaaaccacaTACTATAACGTATTATAGAATcgctgtatattttaataacatttaacatatttattattttatccaatGGTAAGTGGATTTCCTCTTATTATATGATACACGAAAGTGTCTTGATTTGAAAACAGACATGCACAGTTCACTCATTTATGCGTTTTGAAATAAAACGCAAAAATAAGGGGttatctataatagtatactataataagtacttacctatgactagtaaaacaaaatatattacacgagagtatattataagaaaataatttaggttAAACATCATTAGATAACATAAAGATGCGGCGATTGTTGGTATTGATATTTGGTGTAAAGTAACGCTGAAGACTTTGATCTAGTCAAGAATCACAGCATAAACTTTACTATTTTTAGGTGGTTGTTAGTCAACGTCCTGACAAAAACACGGCAAATACGagtcttattattttcattgggACATAataagactataaattatagttaattattattacaatctaCCAAGTACGTCATGTCATTATCACTAACAttcattacacaataataattattatgtcatcAAATGCTGCTGTAAGCCTGGGCATACATAAAGCTAATTTCAGTATTTGACGATGTAAATAACTATTACCAATTTTCAATTCTGATATGAATTAGATAAAAAACTTGTTTAAAGTGTCTTCTGTAAAGTTACGTTTTTGTGGATTACGACACTTGGCTTAAAAGACCATCAAATTGTAATAAGTACCTTATCAATGTATTTTTAGTTAGATTTTTAtaccaaaacaaaatattatctacacATACATAAACACTGTTTTGACATTCTAACGactaatgttttaaaattaattatttaagtggttaaatttaaaatgtattaaaaataatatattgttactgtAATAAAAAGAACGACGTGGAATGTATATTAagcaaaaaataatacttaataacaacgatatttatttttttttctgattttatttCATGCGAATCTCTGaacaaataatactatataataataatatattgttataaattgaatgtgttaaaaaaataattaggaaGTAATAAAGTCAATGCAATTATTCAGTGATcgactatataaaaaatatcattatgttaTTCGATTTATTaggatttgaaaataataatttcaccaGATAAGcgtaaaacaaaaactatataatattattttatgccatGTCACTTTTTAAGGGAATTCAATCCTGGCTATttgtatatcaaattaaattatacctacttatattatgccaattttactaattatcataataattagataagacttatgaaaatatacttaaattcattatatttagtaCTTGTAAACGACTGttccatatttttgaatatgaaCTCTTGAACTCTTgaacattttagaatacaatttaaaatattaagaagttttaaattttaataatattgagctcaaaaaaaatgaactaaaaatGTACGAAGGTCGTTTACAAGTAAATTTCACAATGAGTTTAAATTTGGTTTCAGAAATGTTATCggctactatataataataataataatattttatttacggaataatataacaattgtttacaataatttaataatgacattttacATGTGCGTtgagatataataaaaatttataaaaaaaacaagtcaATACAATTGgcaaaagaaacaaaaaaaataaaaatatatacaatatattcgtGCAGCGTGTTGTACACATGTTGGTGTGCACAGCTATTTATTTCACACATCGGCCACACACTCATTAGTATTATGATCACTtactacgtataatatattcacacgaCACACACGGACGCgccttaaaaaatttaaaaaaattagaaactttAAAAATGGTCGCGGTATCGAATCTCCTTAAAATGTTAAAGTGATAGGGTTACTGTACTACGTTTACGCAGCAATGTAGCTAAATTGCGTATACGTTGCGCCGGGTGAGCTGAATGAGCAGAGTTTTGCCGAATTTATTGGCTTGCTCACTCACCGTAGACCTTAGGCCGGATGATGTGTTATAGtatgatattgttatactattatgtgtataaaCCAACTATACATTGTTGTCACATTTAATGGTTCTGAATGACGTACTACAGTAAggttcatacaatattatagtatcgaaTTCGTTTTATCAATGAAATTCAATCAACTTGTAGATTATGAGTGAAGATTTCTgccattatttatgataatatcgtTATGACGTTAACTTTATACACAAACTAAAACTtcttttaagatatttataccATGAACTTCTTCACATCAGTTATGTCAATTTCAGATACTGCTTATTTATATTCGATTTTTTTGACATCAATTTGATTTAGAATTGCGGTAACTGGTGGTGATTgttacagatattattattatattaataatttgggaGATGTTTAAATTTACCACTTATAATTTTCACCTATTGTTGGTGGATACACTACTATACTTATGTGTTTGACGTCATttcttaacttttaaaattgatttaacttTCTAattgttcacattttttttttagattctaagtggaacgatgattgtattgaatttaccatgatgtgtgttttttttttttaaattttttttttgtgtctgtcatcatggTTTGCACTTTGGGGCAGTAAaattgcttcgattttcttcaaaagtatctcgttcgatgggaaagtgaatattgtatgcattcaggaggtcaaattcccaatagttttcaaaagcgccgggaaaaacaacataaaaattaaggaaaaacgagaatttttacgcaaaatcggttttccacaaaatcaatattggtttttggtgtaactttaaaacaaaagatcgtatatacatgaaatttccactggttgtttatatttgcattttatatacacgataaaattttctaaatatttagatttgttttgaactgttaaggaacattttctgtttccaattttattacactattggatattcattcgatttctcatgtagaggttttgttattttgttgttattcaaaaacgaataactgtaaatatacatgaaaattttacggaatgtttatatttttattttctatacaccctacaattttgaaaatattttgactctttttaagctgtttacgggcattgtcagttttaaatttttttagtttttttttctataaatattaactaaattttatttgtcgggtaaaaatgcgtgaaaatttaatgcaaggatcctggtatattgttacagtacaattgcaaaaatattattaatacattggcacaatttttttttagaagcattcaaagttcaaatttttacaaaatttatcaaatttaaaattttataaatgggtaaatatataaatgactttattcacaataatatcatcaaatatacttagaattatcataggctgactgaccgttttcgctcagaatcgtttttcttataaaatgatattatataattgaattcaaatttaacaccattaaTTACAGTgtcctacttgtaacctactgtacagcagtacGGCATCCACATACTCGCTTTTTTTATGTTTCTCtcggtatttttaaaaactactgcgagttttaaattttgacctccccaagcACCAACTAGTTTCACTTTCCGCGAGTTTCCCATTAAACTGAAGATGAAAATCGAAACATTAATTCGACTATTTGTCGTTTACGCAGacacaaatagaaaaaaaaataaaaatcacacattattataaaatcaatacactccgctcagaatctaaaatttaaatactatgtaGTACTCGCAAACTCATCTATAACCTGATCTGCATCAATATCAGACTCATAGGAAATAATcatcaattgttttaaatagtcCTGAGAAATTGTTGTTCTCaatcgatttttaaaaataatcattggtTTTGTCGTTGTGCTAGATACTGGTACAGAGTATAAGGGATTTAAATAgccgtgtatactgtataatgtattaatgtgtaGGGAAAATGCTCTGTAATCCGAAATTTAGGGTTCGGGGATGATTTTAGATTTTACCAAGTTTTCCAAGATTTTACCACAACtcaaaatgtatgatttttgtttttggtagtGGCGCCATCTACttctttatattaataaaaataatatttactgaaaATCTTTATTGCATTGAACAATATGTTAATTTCCAAAGAACAATTTAGCCGTTAAAGGAAATGTGGCTCGTTTACTGAAATAACTTAGAAGTA harbors:
- the LOC132943783 gene encoding keratin-associated protein 6-2-like; its protein translation is MSACKLVLCVFLAATLALATATPTGFIGYSSGYGGGFGGGYGGGSYGGYGGHRGGYDSYGSGYGVGVGIGFTGGYSGYGQQGYGGHGYNGYSSGYGQQGGYYGGNQGYGHGYGNGYGNGYGNSYGNGYGHGHY